A region from the Papio anubis isolate 15944 chromosome 6, Panubis1.0, whole genome shotgun sequence genome encodes:
- the LOC110743005 gene encoding olfactory receptor 2H2-like: MIIICNDSHSDFILLGFSNKPHLEKILFWVIFIFYFLTLAGNMVIVLVSLKDPKLHIPMYFFLSNLSLVDLCFTSSCVPQMLINFWGPEKTISYIGCAIQLYVFLWLGATECVLLVVMAVDRYVAVCHPLQYTMIMHPKLCLQLAILAWGTGLAQSLIQSPATLLLPFCSHRMVDDVVCEVPALIQLSSTDTTYNEIQMSTASVILLVVPLIIILSSYGAIAKAVLRIKSTVGQKKAFGTCTSHLLVVSLFYGTVTGVYLQPKNHYAHEWGKFLTLFYTVVTPTLNPLIYTLRNKEVKGALIRLGRRTWDSKNN; this comes from the coding sequence ATGATTATAATTTGCAATGACAGCCACAGTGATTTCATCCTTCTGGGCTTCTCTAACAAGCCACATTTGGAGAAGATACTTTTttgggtcatttttattttttattttttgactcttgCAGGAAATATGGTCATAGTTCTTGTGTCCTTGAAGGATCCAAAACTCCACATCcctatgtatttctttctttccaacctTTCCTTGGTAGACCTATGTTTCACCAGCAGCTGTGTTCCACAGATGTTGATTAACTTCTGGGGCCCAGAAAAGACCATCAGCTACATTGGCTGTGCCATTCAACTCTATGTTTTTTTGTGGCTTGGGGCCACGGAATGTGTCCTTCTTGTTGTCATGGCTGTGGATCGTTACGTAGCAGTGTGTCATCCACTGCAATATACCATGATCATGCACCCAAAACTTTGTCTGCAGCTGGCTATCCTGGCATGGGGGACTGGCTTGGCCCAGTCTCTGATCCAGTCCCCTGCCACCCTCCTGTTACCCTTCTGCTCCCATCGGATGGTGGATGATGTCGTTTGTGAAGTCCCAGCTCTGATTCAGCTCTCCAGTACTGATACTACCTACAATGAAATTCAGATGTCTACAGCCAGTGTTATCCTCCTGGTGGTGCCCTTGATCATTATCCTTTCCTCTTACGGTGCTATTGCTAAGGCCGTGCTGAGGATTAAGTCAACTGTGGGACAGAAGAAAGCATTTGGCACCTGCACCTCTCACCTTCTTGTGGTTTCTCTCTTTTATGGCACTGTCACAGGTGTCTACCTTCAACCAAAAAATCACTATGCTCATGAATGGGGTAAATTTCTCACTCTTTTCTACACTGTGGTAACCCCAACTCTTAATCCCCTCATCTACACTCTAAGGAACAAGGAGGTAAAGGGAGCACTGATAAGATTGGGGAGGAGGACCTGGGATTCTAAGAATAACTAA